In Chloroflexota bacterium, the genomic stretch ATCCCCGACGTCGGCAACGCGTTCCCTGTCCAGGAAGCACAGCTTCTTGATCTCGACGAGCAGATGCACCAGATCCGGCGAATCGCATGGAAGTCTCCCGCCGGGGCACAGGCTGCGGAGGTCGAATTTCTCCGCCAGCTTCAGCTCCTGCAAAAACGTGACGCCCGTCGAATTGGGGGGCGCCTCGAGAACCTCGAGACCTCGGTACGGAACGCTGATCGGCTCCTGCCACTCGGCGCGGCACTCCCGCAAATCCGTTTCGTCGAGCAGCCCGCCGTGTTCGCGCATCCACGCAGCAAGCGCCCTGGCCGAATCACCGGTGTAGAACGCATCCCAGCCCCCGGCGCCGATGGCCTCGAGCGTTCGTGCCAGGCCAGCCTGTCGGATGACCGAGCCGACAACGGGGGGTGAGCCACCGGGGAGAAAGACCTCCGCAGCCTCCGGGTTCGCGGCCAGGGCATCTGCCTGCTCCCCGGCGTATCGCACGAAGGTCTGGGTCGCCGCGAAGCCATCGCGCGCGTAGGTGACCGCGGACTCCAGAAGCTCTCCGAGGGGGAGACTCCCCCGCCGCGCATGGAGGGCGCACCACCCGGCGACGAGAGCCGGTGTAATCACCGTGGACGGACCGTAGGCGGGGAGACCATGGGGAAACTGGTCCCGCGTCGCCCGTCGCGGAGCGCGCCCGGAGGCATTGACGACTTCCGCCTTCCCCTCATCCGCGATGTACACGAGCGCGAACCCTTCGCCCCCGATGCCCGACATGTGGGGCTCGAGGACGCCGATGGCGCTCGACGTCGCGATGTAGGCGTCGACGGCGTTTCCGCCCTTTCGCAGAATCGCGAGCCCTGCCTCCGCAGCCAGCGGATGGTTCGCGACCACGGCGCCGCGCCGGCCCATCACCAGCGGCCGCCAGGTTCGCAGCGTGACCCGAGGATTCATCCCCTGCATTCGGCCCCTGCACCTCTCTTTGAATTCTTGAGCGCGAAAGCATGATGGCCGCGCGATGCCGCATTACGATAGCCTGATCGGTCCGAGCGGCGCACGCACGGCCATCGAATGTTCGGAGCCGCCGCATCTGGATTCGCGAATAGCCCGTATAACTAGCAGTTTGGACCGGGAAGCATCTCGCACACAGGCAATGGAGGTTCGAATGTCCAGGAGATTGCGCAGCATTGTCAGCGCTGCGGCGGGAGGAGCATTGGCTCTGGTTCTGGCTGGGAGCATGGCTCCCTCAGTTCGTGCACAGACCCAGGCACAGCCGGCCCCATCCGCCATGCAACTGAGCCTCGACGCGCCCGACCCGGGCATCAGCATCGAGAACGGACAGCGCGTGACCGTTGGCGGATGGGCTGCCGAGCCCGGAATCCAGGGCGGTGGCATCGTCGGCGTGGAGGTGTATCTCGATGGAGTCCAGCAGAACAGCGGGACGCTCCTCGGGCGGGCACGCCTCGGAATCACCCGGCAGGACGTTGCCACCATCTTCGGGAGGCCGGATTGGGCGAGCGCCGGGTTCACCTTCGACTGGATCCCGCGTACGCTAACTCAGGGAAACCATGTGCTCTACGTTGTTGCCCGCGCGGCCAACGGTGATTCGAACGTAGCAACGGTGGCATTCACGAGCTGCGGCTGTGGGGTCAACTGGACGCCGAGCATTACGCACCCGGCCGTAACCAGCCTCGGTCCTCTCGGCTACGAGCTCGACACCGGCGGCCCGGGCGTGTTCATCGATCGGAACGACGACAGCCCGACGGGACGCTAGCCAGCGGGCGAGTCGCTCCGGCAACCGGTCATCGTCTCGGGGGTCCCGACGAGCTGGAAGCCAGTCGAGTCGCCTCCCACCTTGAATGCTGCCAGTAACGTCTCGGTGTCGCCGGGGCGAATCTGGTGGCTATCGGTGGCGAGGTCCGGCCATTGGGTCGCCGCTTGCTGGCGCACGGCCTCATAGCCTGGAAACACGGTTCGGTCCGCCATGTTCCATGCGCGGCGGCGGTCATCACGCAGGACGAAGGCGCGAAACGCGATCGCGGGCTCGGTCGAAAGATTCGTGACGTCCATGACGACTGCGACAACCGAGTCTTCGAACTCGCTGCTCTCGTCGACCGTCGCTTCGAGCGCGGCGCCCCTCACGTCACAACCACGGACCCGCTCGCCCAAAACGTCCACCGGCACACTGTCTTCCGCGAGCTCGCCGCCGGTGACGTCCGCGTGGGAGCGCGAGCTGCCGCCGACACCCTGCGCCAGGGTGCCGACGTTACAGGCTACGGCGAAGACGAGCGGGAACGCGGCCAGCCACGCCATGTGGCTCGAGCGACGTCGCATGGGTCATTCCAAGTCCCCGCGGACGGCACCGGGGGCGGCCATCCGTCCGCGAGGCCGGTACGCAAGCGGCGTGATGGTCTATGATAACGTCCACTACGCGCGGCGAACGCCGCAACATCCACAGAGGTTCGGGAGCTCTTGACCATGCGGATCCTCGTCTCGCTCCTGGTATTTCTGGCGGTCTCGCTCCCCACCTCCGCGAGTGCCGAAACCGCCGACTGCCAGGTCGGAAGCGACTCAGCACAAAGCCTCGACGTGATCCAAGAAGCGTTCGACGTCCTGTCGGTCCTGTTCGTCGAGCGACCGACGCCCGACGTCTTGCTCCCGCCAGCGGCCAGCGCCGTGTACGCGGCGCTCGACCCGGGCGCGGCCGCTGATGATGAGCCAACGGACTCCATCTCCAACTGGGACACCTTCGCCAGCCAGTTTTGCACGGTGTGGGCCGCGTCGCCTCCGCCAGACGCTCCAGATTCGGTGACCTACGCCGCGATCGAGGCTATGACGTCGGCGCTCAACGAAGGGCACACGCAGTTTCTGACGCCGGAGATGTACCAGGACCATCTGGCGTGGCAATCTGGCGACGTTCACTACGAGGGAATCGGCGCGCGACTGGCGAGCGACCCGCTCCACATTCAGCACGTCTTTCCCGGCAGCCCGGCTGAGCGCGCCGGCATCATGTTCGGCGATCACATCCTGTCCATCGACGGCGCCCCCGCGAGTGACATGGCGATCTCGGACGCGGTGCTCCGCATTCGCGGTGAGGCAGGTACGCCCGTCGTGCTGACCATCGCCCGGCCCGGGGTCGCGGACCCCTTCGACGTCGAGATCGCTCGCGATACGATCTACGTGCCGACCCTCGAATCGCACATGGTCGGCGACATCGCCTACCTCCACATCGATAGCTTCCCCACGGCTGATCTGGCGCCCGACGTGGCTCAGCAGCTCCGCGCATTCAAGGCACAAGGAGCCAAGGGCCTGATCCTCGACCTGCGAGACAACTCGGGCGGCCGCCTCGACGTCGGGACCGAGATCGCCGGGTATTTCCTCCCGCCCGGCACACCCGTGTACCAACAGACGACGCGCCGGGGCCAGCAGACGACCGCCACCGTCTCGAGCGGGCGGATCTGGGATAAGCCGATGGACGTCCTCGTGAACGACGGAACCGCGTCGATGGGCGAGATCCTCGCGGCCGCGCTCCAGGAGGGTAACCATTCCACGCTGATTGGGACTTCCACCGCCGGCGAGGTGGCCGGCAGCATCGTCGTGCCCCTGAGCGATGGATCGGCCATCCAGGTGACCACCCTCCGGATCGACTCCGGCAAGGGGACCATCCTGAACAACGTCGGTGTTCAGCCTGACGTCGAGGTCGCGCCTACGGTGGACGCGGCTCGCGCCGGAATCGACGAGCAGCTCAACGCCGCTCTCAGCCACATCGAGTCCGAGGTGGTTGCGTCCGCCGCGCTCTCCGAGACGGCCACTCCCTCGCCGGTCCCAGCGGCTTCGGCCTCACCCTCACCAACGACGATGGAATTGACGACCGTCCCCGACCAGACTCCGACGAGCACGGCGGGCCAGCCGACGCCGACACAGAGCCCAACCGCCACGCCAAGCCAGCCCACGCCCAGCCCGTCGCCCACAACCCCGCCGCCCTCGCAGACGACGTCGCCTTCGCTCCAACACGCGCCGAGCCCGACGCCCGAGCGCAAACGCTAGGGGAGGGGAGATCCGAGCCGAGCAAACGATCCCTCTCGCTATCGCCATGTTGCTGATCGCGGGATGCACCGGGGGCGCGCCGACCGTCGCGGACCAGGCGGGCGTGAACCAGACCTCAAGCCCGGCGCCGTCGGCGGCGCCACGCGTCGCCAGCACGCCAGCCGTGATGCCGACCATCGACGCTACCCCCGAAAAGACAGACAGCGGACTCCGATACGTCGACGAGGTGGTGGGGACCGGCCCGTCCCCAACCGTCGGTCAGACGGTCGAGGTGAACTACACGGGCTGGCTCGTGAACGGGACGAAGTTCGACAGCAGTCTCGACCGCAACGAGCCGTTCTCCTTCGTCTTCGGGACCGGCGCGGTCATCGCCGGCTGGGATGAGGGAATCGCGTCGATGCACGTGGGCGGCAAGCGTCGGCTCATCATTCCGCCCGATCTCGCGTACGGGGCGCGCGGCAACGGACCCGTCCCCCCAAACGCCACGATCATCTTCGACGTGGAGCTCGTGGCGGCAAAGTAAGGCCTGTTCGTGGATCGTCCACGTGATAGGATAGCGGCGAGTACGTCGTGCCAAGGACGGAGGGCGACATGGCAGCCGATCGTCAGATCTTCATCGGCACCCAGGACGGATTGTTTCGCGCGCAGTCCAACGGCAAGACTTCTGAAGCCACGTTGTTGGGGCTCAAGGGACTCGGGACGGTGATGTATCCGGTCGTCGACGCGCGGGACCCCCGACGCATCTACGCGGGGACCGGGCTCGGCGGCGTGTACCGGAGCGAGGATGGCGGAGCCTCATGGCGCGAGACCAACCAGGGGATCCTGTTCCGGATGATCTTCAGCCTGGCGCAGAACCCCGCCACAGGCGAGCTCTTCGCGGGCACGGAACCGGCGTCCGTATTTAAGAGCACGGACGGTGGCGAAAGTTGGACCGACCTCCCCGGCGTTCGCGCGCTGCCAGAAACGTACCACTGGACGTTCCCGAACCCCCCGCACGTCGCGCACGTCAAGCACATCGACGTGTGCGGAGCGGTTCCAGACCGCATCCTCGGCGCCGTCGAAGAGGGATGGGTGATTCGCAGCGTCGACGCCGGGAAGACATGGCTCAACGTGAAGGACCACGTCGAATTCGACTGCCATTCGGTGACGTCGATGCCAGACGACCCAACGCGCGTCGTCGCCACGTCGGGCCGGGGTTTCTTTCGAAGCGAAGATGGGGGCGCCTCGTTCGAACCGTCGATGGAGGGACTCACGTGCACCTACATGACCAACGTCGTGGTGCATCCCTCCCGACCCAGGGTCCTCTTTACCGCGGCGGCGGCGGTGCCACCGCCGTTCTGGCGGCGCGGGGGAAGCGCCAACGCCGGAATCTTTCAGAGCGACGACCAGGGGAAGACGTGGCGGCGCCTGCAGGGCGGCCTCCCCGAGACGATTGACGCGGCACCGCGAGTCGTCGCCGGCGATCCGGATGAGCCGGACACCTTCTACATCGGTTTCATCGACGGCAGCGTGTGGGTCACCGAGAACGGGGGGGAGGAGTTCCGTCAGATCATTACCGGTCTCCCGCCAGTCCGCAGCCTCCTCATTAGGCGCTAGCACGATGCGGAGCTTGCCAACCCCGATGGTCTCGAGCCGGTCGACCGCCGCCGCGAGGAGGGGGCGCCGCTGTTGTTCGGAACCCGTGGAACGCTGTGACGGCTCCGATGCCGGTGTCCGAATCGCTTGACCCGCGCCGGACGGCGCTCGTCTTCTTCGACATGTTGAAGGGCTACCACTATGATCGCGCAGGACGAGCGCTCCTTCCGGAAGACCGGCCGCTCGCCGACGCCTGTGTGCATATCCTGAACGCCGCGCGGTCGCTCGGGCTGCCGGTCGTGTACGCCGCGGCCGACCACCGCGCGGACCACCGTGATGCCTCGCCCGTCATCACCGACCTCGAGCTGCGCCGCCCCGATCCGCCGCCCGCTTCGAACGCGCCAGCCGGCGGACCCGGCGTCGTCCACGGGTCCGTGAACGCGGAAGTCATCGATGAGATCAAGCCTCAGCCCGGCGACTACGAGATCCGCAAGCACCGTTGGAGTGCATTCCACCAGACCGAGCTGGAGCTATCTCTGCGGAGCCGCGGCGTCGACACGATCCTCCTGGCGGGCGGATCAACCGAGGTCGGGGTGGCCAGCACCGCGTACGCGGCCCGCGACCTCGACTTCAACGTGGTCATCCTTCGCGACGCCGTGTCGTCCGGGCGCGGCCCCACCGTCTCTGATTTTTACGTCGATCAGATTTTTCCACAGGTTGCGCGGGTGCGAACGGTCGACGAGGCTATCGCGATGCTC encodes the following:
- a CDS encoding gamma-glutamyltransferase family protein codes for the protein MNPRVTLRTWRPLVMGRRGAVVANHPLAAEAGLAILRKGGNAVDAYIATSSAIGVLEPHMSGIGGEGFALVYIADEGKAEVVNASGRAPRRATRDQFPHGLPAYGPSTVITPALVAGWCALHARRGSLPLGELLESAVTYARDGFAATQTFVRYAGEQADALAANPEAAEVFLPGGSPPVVGSVIRQAGLARTLEAIGAGGWDAFYTGDSARALAAWMREHGGLLDETDLRECRAEWQEPISVPYRGLEVLEAPPNSTGVTFLQELKLAEKFDLRSLCPGGRLPCDSPDLVHLLVEIKKLCFLDRERVADVGDPAALSAQLLADTRVAELAGQIDLRRALACAVPADMAPSDTTYLAVVDAAGNAVSGIQSLSDAFGADVVAGDTGILLNNRMRLWHLSESHPNTLKPGRRVRHTLNPPMALRDGRPYLVFGTPGFDAQLQVNLQTLTGIVDFDLDPQQAVEMPRWQHLQPGTLATWPHACPDEIVVEAGIPEETRRELQRRGHTVRVVGPLEGPGAVSALRFDPGSGFWHAGADPRRDNYALAW
- a CDS encoding Ig-like domain-containing protein, with amino-acid sequence MALVLAGSMAPSVRAQTQAQPAPSAMQLSLDAPDPGISIENGQRVTVGGWAAEPGIQGGGIVGVEVYLDGVQQNSGTLLGRARLGITRQDVATIFGRPDWASAGFTFDWIPRTLTQGNHVLYVVARAANGDSNVATVAFTSCGCGVNWTPSITHPAVTSLGPLGYELDTGGPGVFIDRNDDSPTGR
- a CDS encoding S41 family peptidase; the protein is MRILVSLLVFLAVSLPTSASAETADCQVGSDSAQSLDVIQEAFDVLSVLFVERPTPDVLLPPAASAVYAALDPGAAADDEPTDSISNWDTFASQFCTVWAASPPPDAPDSVTYAAIEAMTSALNEGHTQFLTPEMYQDHLAWQSGDVHYEGIGARLASDPLHIQHVFPGSPAERAGIMFGDHILSIDGAPASDMAISDAVLRIRGEAGTPVVLTIARPGVADPFDVEIARDTIYVPTLESHMVGDIAYLHIDSFPTADLAPDVAQQLRAFKAQGAKGLILDLRDNSGGRLDVGTEIAGYFLPPGTPVYQQTTRRGQQTTATVSSGRIWDKPMDVLVNDGTASMGEILAAALQEGNHSTLIGTSTAGEVAGSIVVPLSDGSAIQVTTLRIDSGKGTILNNVGVQPDVEVAPTVDAARAGIDEQLNAALSHIESEVVASAALSETATPSPVPAASASPSPTTMELTTVPDQTPTSTAGQPTPTQSPTATPSQPTPSPSPTTPPPSQTTSPSLQHAPSPTPERKR
- a CDS encoding FKBP-type peptidyl-prolyl cis-trans isomerase; translated protein: MLLIAGCTGGAPTVADQAGVNQTSSPAPSAAPRVASTPAVMPTIDATPEKTDSGLRYVDEVVGTGPSPTVGQTVEVNYTGWLVNGTKFDSSLDRNEPFSFVFGTGAVIAGWDEGIASMHVGGKRRLIIPPDLAYGARGNGPVPPNATIIFDVELVAAK
- a CDS encoding cysteine hydrolase, yielding MPVSESLDPRRTALVFFDMLKGYHYDRAGRALLPEDRPLADACVHILNAARSLGLPVVYAAADHRADHRDASPVITDLELRRPDPPPASNAPAGGPGVVHGSVNAEVIDEIKPQPGDYEIRKHRWSAFHQTELELSLRSRGVDTILLAGGSTEVGVASTAYAARDLDFNVVILRDAVSSGRGPTVSDFYVDQIFPQVARVRTVDEAIAMLHAGGQHG